Proteins encoded within one genomic window of Camarhynchus parvulus chromosome 14, STF_HiC, whole genome shotgun sequence:
- the RMI2 gene encoding recQ-mediated genome instability protein 2 yields the protein MTATRTLGRSRRGTVARGAGTRCSRGDRRLNRRGLCLRSAPTGQVSHPGHRLRSAPAEPRRARAARPAQQLPFRAGRSAAAARPPLRGGAARALPALSGCAPSGALSMAGAALGPPGPPVKVLAAQLRRAERGAGGTWELRRAAAGRAPLSLRAVWMQGTVLEVQPGAEGGTARLQDGSGAFTVVGVEQVPQGRPCLSAGNYVMVMGVVRSCSPEPILRAIKMSDLSENPIHKNMWDLEVEDLHRVIP from the exons ATGACAGCCACTCGGACTCTGGGCCGATCCAGGCGAGGGACGGTGGCTCGGGGGGCTGGCACACGGTGCAGCCGAGGCGACAGGCGGCTGAACCGGCGGGGGCTCTGCCTGCGCTCCGCACCGACGGGGCAGGTCAGCCACCCGGGGCACCGCCTGCGCTCCGCGCCCGCAGAGCCCCGCCGGGCACGGGCCGCCCGTCCCGCACAGCAGCTCCCGTTCCGCGCAGGCCGCTCCGCAGCCgcagcgcggccgccgctcAGGGGCGGGGCGGCCCGCGCGCTTCCCGCCCTCAGCGGCTGCGCGCCCTCAGGCGCCCTCAGCATGGCCGGGGCGGCGCTGGGCCCGCCGGGCCCGCCGGTGAAGGTGCTGGCGGCGCAGCTgcggcgggcggagcgcggCGCGGGCGGCACCTGGGAGctgcggcgggcggcggcgggccgGGCACCGCTGTCCCTGCGGGCCGTGTGGATGCAGGGCACCGTGCTGGAGGTGCAGCCAGGCGCCGAAGGCGGCACGGCCCGGCTGCAGGACGGCAGCGGCGCCTTCACCGTGGTGGGCGTGGAGCAGGTGCCGCAGGGCCGGCCGTGCCTCAGCGCAG GGAACTATGTAATGGTGATGGGTGTGGTGCGGTCCTGCAGTCCGGAGCCCATTCTTCGAGCAATAAAGATGTCAGATCTCTCTGAAAACCCCATTCATAAGAATATGTGGGATCTTGAAGTGGAGGATTTGCACAGAGTCATCCCctaa
- the SOCS1 gene encoding suppressor of cytokine signaling 1: MVAHSKVSADNALGADPRRLLDPPARDRSQARGFPGPGRPGAVQAQGNTHFRTFRSQADFSSITRASSLLDACGFYWGPLSVSAAHEKLKSEPEGTFLIRDSTQKNCFFAISVKTATGPTSIRINFQTGRFSLDGSKETFDCLFKLLEHYLSSPRKVLVTPLRKVRVQPLQELCRKSIVKTFGRENLNHIPLNPVLKDYLKSFPFHI, translated from the coding sequence ATGGTAGCGCACAGCAAGGTGTCAGCAGATAATGCACTTGGAGCAGACCCACGACGGCTTCTTGACCCTCCGGCACGGGATCGCTCCCAGGCACGAGGCTTCCCGGGCCCCGGCCGGCCCGGCgctgtgcaggcacagggcaaCACGCACTTCCGAACCTTTCGCTCGCAGGCGGATTTCAGCAGCATCACTCGagccagcagcctgctggaTGCCTGTGGCTTCTACTGGGGGCCTCTGAGTGTCAGTGCTGCCCACGAGAAGCTGAAGTCTGAGCCCGAGGGCACCTTCCTcatcagggacagcacacaAAAGAATTGCTTCTTTGCCATCAGTGTTAAGACTGCAACTGGGCCCACCAGTATCCGGATTAACTTTCAGACTGGGCGTTTCAGCCTGGATGGCAGCAAAGAGACTTTTGACTGTCTTTTTAAGCTGCTGGAACATTACCTAAGCTCCCCAAGGAAGGTACTAGTTACCCCCCTTCGCAAGGTCCGGGTGCAGCcgctgcaggagctctgccgGAAAAGCATCGTGAAGACTTTTGGAAGAGAGAACTTAAATCATATCCCACTCAATCCTGTTTTAAAGGACTACCTGAAATCCTTCCCATTTCATATATAA